One Marinibacterium anthonyi genomic region harbors:
- the xre gene encoding Putative PBSX repressor encodes MTQSDPKSIIRIARSTGEQGSAEPLDLGVRVRELRKARNWTLEQAANQAGLARSTLSKIENGQMSPTYDALKKLAVGLQISVPQLFTPPERDQVNGRMALTRSGEGIETPTATYEHELLAEQLTQKRMLPYRARVRARSMDEFDGWVRHDGEEFLYVLTGVVKLYTEFYNPVEMRRGDSAYYDASMGHNVVSVSDEDATILWVTSLT; translated from the coding sequence ATGACGCAAAGCGACCCGAAATCCATCATCCGCATCGCCCGCAGCACGGGCGAACAGGGCAGCGCCGAACCGCTGGACCTGGGCGTGCGCGTGCGCGAATTGCGCAAGGCGCGCAACTGGACGCTGGAACAGGCGGCCAACCAGGCCGGGCTGGCGCGGTCGACCCTGTCAAAGATAGAGAACGGGCAGATGTCGCCCACCTACGACGCGCTCAAGAAGCTGGCCGTGGGCTTGCAGATATCGGTCCCGCAGCTGTTCACCCCGCCGGAACGCGACCAGGTCAACGGGCGCATGGCGCTGACCCGGTCGGGCGAGGGGATCGAGACCCCGACGGCGACCTATGAACACGAGCTGCTGGCCGAACAGCTGACCCAGAAGCGCATGCTGCCCTACCGCGCGCGGGTGCGCGCACGGTCGATGGACGAATTCGACGGCTGGGTCCGGCACGACGGCGAGGAATTCCTCTATGTCCTGACCGGGGTGGTCAAGCTTTACACCGAATTCTACAACCCGGTGGAAATGCGCCGCGGCGACAGCGCCTATTACGACGCCAGCATGGGCCACAACGTGGTATCTGTCAGCGATGAGGACGCCACCATTTTATGGGTGACGTCGCTCACGTGA